A single genomic interval of Gossypium raimondii isolate GPD5lz chromosome 11, ASM2569854v1, whole genome shotgun sequence harbors:
- the LOC105803469 gene encoding LOW QUALITY PROTEIN: fatty acid hydroperoxide lyase, chloroplastic (The sequence of the model RefSeq protein was modified relative to this genomic sequence to represent the inferred CDS: inserted 1 base in 1 codon) has translation MAMATATMMMSRMMNMPPSSSSSTPSSSSSPLATQSLSTPSSPSSSRQASSLPLRTIPGSYGWPLVGPISDRLDYFWFQGPDTFFRSRMEKHKSTVFRTNVPPSFPFFLRVNPNVVAIVDCKSFAHLFDMEIVEKKDVLLGDFMPSVGYTGNTRVCAYLDTSEPKHAQLKNFSLDILKRSSKVWVAELQANLDKFFDTVESEISTNGTSSFFSHLQTFLFYFLSKSLLGADPALDPAVANSGPLTINLWLGLQLLPTVPVLAFQPLVEVFLHSYTYPSALVSGGYQKLYSFIERHGKEVVQRGEQEFGLSASDSINNLIFTLGFNAFGGFSLFLPTLIGTIASDKTGLQARLRDEVKRVCGSSSSGLSFDSLKDMELVNSVVYETLRMNPPVQLQYARARKDFQLASHDSAFDXKKGELLCGYQPLAMRDSNVFDEPESFKPDRFVGKGKELLSYLFWSNGPQTGSPTESNKQCAAKDFVTMSASLIVARIFQRYDSISGDSGKITAVEKAN, from the exons ATGGCCATGGCAACGGCAACCATGATGATGAGTAGAATGATGAATATGCCACCGTCATCGTCATCGTCAAcaccatcatcttcttcttcgcCGTTGGCAACTCAGTCACTGTCAACACCATCATCACCATCTTCATCAAGGCAAGCAAGCAGCCTCCCACTCCGTACAATACCAGGATCCTACGGGTGGCCTTTGGTAGGACCGATATCCGACCGTCTAGATTACTTCTGGTTCCAAGGACCAGACACCTTCTTCCGGTCGAGAATGGAGAAGCACAAGAGCACGGTTTTCCGTACCAATGTTCCCCCAAGTTTCCCTTTCTTCCTGCGAGTGAACCCCAACGTCGTCGCCATTGTTGACTGCAAATCATTCGCTCATCTTTTCGACATGGAAATCGTGGAGAAAAAAGATGTTTTGTTAGGGGATTTCATGCCTAGCGTCGGCTACACCGGAAATACTAGGGTTTGTGCTTATCTCGATACCTCTGAGCCTAAACATGCCCAG CTGAAGAACTTTTCCCTAGACATCCTGAAGCGGAGCTCCAAGGTGTGGGTGGCCGAACTCCAAGCCAACCTCGACAAATTCTTCGACACCGTTGAATCCGAAATCTCCACCAACGGCACCTCCTCCTTCTTCTCCCACCTCCAAACCTTCCTCTTCTACTTCCTCAGCAAGTCCCTCCTCGGAGCTGACCCTGCCCTCGACCCCGCCGTTGCCAATTCTGGTCCCTTGACCATCAACTTATGGCTCGGCCTCCAACTCCTCCCCACCGTCCCTGTCCTAGCTTTTCAGCCCCTAGTTGAGGTATTTCTTCACTCCTACACTTACCCTTCCGCCCTCGTAAGTGGGGGCTACCAAAAGCTCTATAGCTTCATTGAGCGGCACGGTAAAGAAGTTGTTCAGCGCGGTGAACAGGAGTTCGGTCTTTCCGCATCCGACTCCATCAACAACTTGATATTCACTCTTGGGTTCAATGCCTTCGGTGGTTTCTCCCTCTTTTTACCCACATTGATCGGCACCATAGCCAGTGATAAAACTGGATTACAGGCTAGGTTAAGAGACGAAGTGAAACGAGTATGTGGGTCGTCCTCATCTGGTTTGAGTTTTGACTCGTTGAAAGACATGGAGCTGGTGAACTCAGTTGTTTATGAGACGTTGCGTATGAACCCACCGGTTCAACTTCAGTACGCACGAGCTAGGAAGGATTTTCAACTCGCTTCTCATGACTCGGCTTTCG ATAAAAAAGGTGAGTTGCTTTGTGGGTATCAGCCTTTGGCCATGAGGGACAGTAATGTTTTTGATGAACCAGAGAGTTTTAAACCGGACCGGTTTGTGGGGAAAGGGAAAGAATTACTGAGTTACTTGTTCTGGTCGAATGGGCCGCAGACCGGATCACCGACTGAGTCTAACAAGCAATGTGCAGCAAAGGATTTTGTGACAATGTCAGCTTCATTAATTGTAGCTCGCATATTTCAAAGGTATGATTCAATCAGTGGGGATTCTGGTAAAATAACAGCCGTTGAGAAGGCAAATTGA
- the LOC105803470 gene encoding uncharacterized protein LOC105803470 isoform X1 has product MAVNQTAALKVGLCLLGLCLFGYIVGPPLYWHFMEGLVAVSHTSNTCPPCLCDCSSQPLLTIPEGLSNASFTDCAKHDPVVNEDTEKHFAELLTEELKLREAEALESRQRADMALLEAKKLASQYQKEADKCNSGMETCEEAREKAEEALSAQMKLTAMWEIRARQKGWREKVAKSNAQTQGNLQFV; this is encoded by the exons ATGGCAGTGAACCAGACGGCGGCGTTGAAGGTCGGGTTGTGTTTATTGGGCCTCTGTTTATTCGGCTACATAGTGGGTCCACCTCTGTATTGGCATTTCATGGAAGGATTAGTAGCCGTCAGCCACACTTCCAACACTTGCCCACCTTGCCTTTGCGATTGCTCTTCTCAGCCTCTTCTCACAATCCCTGAAG GACTGAGCAATGCTTCCTTTACAG ATTGTGCAAAGCATGATCCAGTGGTAAATGAGGATACAGAAAAGCACTTTGCAGAACTTTTGACAGAAGAACTGAAGCTAAGAGAAGCCGAAGCTTTGGAAAGTCGGCAACGTGCTGACATGGCATTACTCGAGGCTAAGAAGTTAGCATCACAGTATCAAAAGGAAGCGGACAAATGCAATTCGGGTATGGAGACGTGCGAAGAAGCAAGGGAGAAAGCTGAAGAAGCACTATCGGCTCAAATGAAATTGACAGCAATGTGGGAAATAAGAGCTCGTCAGAAAGGGTGGAGAGAAAAGGTTGCCAAATCTAATGCGCAGACACAAGGTAACCTCCAGTTTGTCTAA
- the LOC105803470 gene encoding uncharacterized protein LOC105803470 isoform X2, whose translation MAVNQTAALKVGLCLLGLCLFGYIVGPPLYWHFMEGLVAVSHTSNTCPPCLCDCSSQPLLTIPEDCAKHDPVVNEDTEKHFAELLTEELKLREAEALESRQRADMALLEAKKLASQYQKEADKCNSGMETCEEAREKAEEALSAQMKLTAMWEIRARQKGWREKVAKSNAQTQGNLQFV comes from the exons ATGGCAGTGAACCAGACGGCGGCGTTGAAGGTCGGGTTGTGTTTATTGGGCCTCTGTTTATTCGGCTACATAGTGGGTCCACCTCTGTATTGGCATTTCATGGAAGGATTAGTAGCCGTCAGCCACACTTCCAACACTTGCCCACCTTGCCTTTGCGATTGCTCTTCTCAGCCTCTTCTCACAATCCCTGAAG ATTGTGCAAAGCATGATCCAGTGGTAAATGAGGATACAGAAAAGCACTTTGCAGAACTTTTGACAGAAGAACTGAAGCTAAGAGAAGCCGAAGCTTTGGAAAGTCGGCAACGTGCTGACATGGCATTACTCGAGGCTAAGAAGTTAGCATCACAGTATCAAAAGGAAGCGGACAAATGCAATTCGGGTATGGAGACGTGCGAAGAAGCAAGGGAGAAAGCTGAAGAAGCACTATCGGCTCAAATGAAATTGACAGCAATGTGGGAAATAAGAGCTCGTCAGAAAGGGTGGAGAGAAAAGGTTGCCAAATCTAATGCGCAGACACAAGGTAACCTCCAGTTTGTCTAA